Part of the Oryzias melastigma strain HK-1 unplaced genomic scaffold, ASM292280v2 sc01636, whole genome shotgun sequence genome, acaaaactgatgCAGTGACATGGAAATGATCAATTAGCTGTTATGCTGTATGATCATGCATCACAAGTCACATCGTCATTGCAGTATTGATAACTAATACAACAAGATTTTCTAATACCGTTCAGCCTTATTGTGTATggatgtttgtatttttaagaaattgtgtatcgcgatatatcttaccaatacacacccctaacaAAAACCAGGAGTATCATGAGCAGGAGGATAGGGACTACCTTTGGTCCTGGAGTCGTTCTTCTGCCTAAACTGAGGGATCAGAACGCTGATGTTCCGATGACCTCGGTCCCAGAAGTGTTGTACGGCCAGAGCGATCCCCCGACAGGAGAAGAAGTGACCGAGACCGTGACTGCAGGAGACAGAACCAGTACAGTGAGATCAGTCTAACGCAGAGTCTCTGCTAAATCCAAGCTCACATTCATTAGACTAAACTAAAAGAAACGCTCCTGTTACGTCCTCTTACTTCCATCCAGGCCTTCAGtgattccacaaaaaaaaaatctttttgatttCTTAATCATGTAAATCCCACAACATCAAACAATtgacagaaatgtatttattcattatttttaaatgagatgttttttaaaccctttaaagaaatccacaaaaatatctagcttttttaaaaatgattaattaatgaTTTGTTGCGaaatttggaacatttttagttagtttaagatgcaaaaaaagcATCCTATTTTCCCACTGTCTCATGTATTATAAATCAATTTTCAGCTCATTTTGTACTCTTTCAATACACCAAGTAGTCCTTTACAAAACCGAAAAACAATCAACGAGTTATTCTTgctataaagttttgaaaattagctaaactttttcctgccaaaagtgtttcgggggcagccattttgaaatgagcaggaaaagagcttatactgcccctagtggagtgaTGATGTACTACAGGGCAGGAAAATGGACCAAGGTGTTTTACTGtaggtttttaaggaaagtttggatcatgctactGAGATAAAGGTCTCAGAAATGTCTGtatagagcacgtgtcaaagtcaaggcccaggggccggatctggcccttccagtaattatatccggccctccaggtcattttagtttattgccATCAATGGTCATTATTGTGctattttctaacttgtataattttgaaaaaaatatatttttatggagggtaaaatattgaaagttatttaaagtttgagttgatttattctggaataatattcctccttgttttaattcatagttatgttaaaaagttttaaagttttgaaaaagcagttttattgggttcaataaatatttctcctgttcgacccgtgaccGGATTTAGTTTAACCCCGATGCTGAAGTgggttaaaaatgttgctttttctgGAAACAGTGacggtgtgtttgtgtgtccaccCCCGCACCTCATGGCCACGTTACTCCCGTCGATGATGATGGTCCTCAGGGAGGGGTTTCCGGGCTCGTCGGTCAGCTTCAGTTTAAAGGGGGTCTGCAGCCCCTCCAGGAAGCGCTGCTCCCCAGTCACCACCAGAGAGGGAGGGGGCATGGAGCCCGGCCGCTCCTTCGTCCTGACGGAGCTGGTGGAGGAAGGGATGGGGTGTGGATTTCCTGAGTGAGAATACTTGGGGGCGCTGCTCTGGGGTTGGGGGGCTTGTGTGGACCAGTTGGGGGGCTGGCTGAGGTCTACGTACGGCTGAAAGTTGGGAAGTTGGGGATCAAGGGAGGCGGGATATGTGGACATGGGGGGGCCTTTGACTTCAGGCGGGATTAGCTTTGGGTTCAGGTCAGTGAACGTTTGGGGGGGGCTACTACCAAAAATGCCAGACTCCATTTTGTCCCCAGACGTTTCTCCTTCTTCAGCCTGAGCTGCTCCATCTTTCTCCGGGAGGGTGTCCTCCTCGGTCTCCCTGGGCCCCTCCCTGGCGTTGGCGCCCTGCCCcctctgcagcttcagcaggagctggtgggcggagccttcaGACAGCGAGCTGTAGGCTTTAGCTACGTTCTGCTCGGCGTACCCGCAGCTTGCAGCAGCCTTCTTCACCACCCCCAGGACAAAGTCCTCCTCCACTGCTGCCTCCTCCCCCTCCATGCGGCTCCTCTCCTGTCTACTATCACCTGtccccgcctcctcctcctcctctcggTGCTCCGTCTCACAGGGGCGGTTCTGCTCCGGGTTCAGAGCCGAGTCTTCTGGGGTGGTGAAATCACGGTTTTTCCGCTGCCGGTCACTACAGTCCTGCTCCTGCTGAACCAGGTCCAGGATCTGCGACGCCTCCTTGAGTCCAGTTCTGGCGAGGACTCGTTGGACCACGTCTTCTGTGTACCCCATGGCGGTGAAAAACTTTAGAAGGAGCCAGAACTCCTTGCTTGTTGGTGAAGACTGCACCTCCTGATCCTCTAATCGCCTCCCTGGCACCTTCACACCTCCCTGAGACTCCTCCTCCCCCACCTCCTGCGGGGGTGTCCTCTCGGCCCCCTCCGCCCTCCCTCTTGAGCCCTCGAGACCTCCAGAGTCCCCCCACACCGCCGCAGCAGCCTCCCCCTCTCCTGCTCGGTCGGCAGAGCCAGAGGGATCCCAGCGGGTCTTCGTATGACCACCTGCCTCAGGACTCTCCTCTGTGGAGCCGAGGCCGGACTCTTTCACCAAATCCAGAAGGACCTCTTTCACGGGCCCAGACAGCACCAGCAGGTCCAGGATGTGTCTGTCCTCCCACTTCTCCACCAGAGTCTTGAAGGCCCGCCGCGAATCCAGGGACTCCCATCCGCCTCTCTCCCCCGTGTCTGGGCGTTGGGTCTGGCTGCCCTCAAACCTGGAGATCAGTTCCGTCACCAGCGAGTAGGCTCGAACCACGGGCTCCGCCAGACCCGATATGAGCAGAAATCCGGTGGAACCGACCTGCAGCCACAAAGAGAGAGGAGTCTGCAACGGTCTGGAAGAGTTCTGAAACAACCCCGGTTCTGACGGGCTTTTCTCATGGAAATGCATCACAACTAACTGAACCTAAAGTGGTCAATGGTCTTTCTAAATCTGGATCCTTTAAAAATGCCTtcaacagataaaataaatatcttctTCTCTTCTATTTAGCCTTCAAATAgaagttaaaatgattttagcAAATATGTTATAAGTAAAGAAATGTATTGAATTATATTGCATAAAATAGTAAATGTCTGGCTCaatttactttaacctttaactagccaaccaaaacaaaatgttccagCAAATGTTTTTTGCCGTGGAGTAGTAATACGCACGACAAATGTTTGTAATAATACAGTTTAGTTGAGCAggaagttaaagggttaaaaagtgaTGCAAATGAAGCTATGACGTAGGAGTAGGGCCTccgtaagagaaaaaaatgctaaacagtTATATgacagtaaagtaaaaaaattaaaaaaagaacatttttatcagaataaagttgtacttttttttaattttaagtgacACAATtgtggacatttttaaacaatttctgAGAATTaggttgtaaaattatgaaaaaatgattaaatagaAGTTAACATTTTCCAGAAATAAAGTGATACATTATTAGTAAAAATCCAAACTTTCACAataataaatttgtaaaattatgagaagaagtcaaatgtttacaaaaataaaattgtaaaattatgagacaaAAGTTGTTTCTATTAGGGAAAAATATGTAACAATTTCTGAGAATAAAGacgtaaaattatgaaaaaaggggaaattttacaagaataaaattgtaaaattataagaaaaaatataaaaaatgatgagaaagaagttaaaattttctaggaataaaataaataaatccaacctttcacaaaaaaattattaagtaaaagtaaaatgcttacaaaaataaaattgtaaaattatgagaataaaggtGGCTCTATTAGGGAAAGATATGTAACAATCtgtgaaaataaagacgtaaaatgataagaaaaaaaatctacaaattacGAGAATTTATGCTTCATAAAGTCgtaatttcaaaaagaaaaaaataagatgttacTTTTAGCTTCTTTGAATGTgtcaaaaaatacaatcaacTGTTTAATTTATGTTGCAGACATACAGAGAAATTAGGAGGTGaatctgctttaatttttttaggaaatgtacggctttttctttaatgaaactttaacttcatttttggaaattattaattttcttatgtattttttttgttaaattacaactttttaaataatacatttactattttattcttaaaaatttcaactttttttcataattttacatctttattcttgtgtatttatttatttattttttcatcttctatGTTGGCTCTTGTAATCTGTCATAGAAAAAATTTAACCAACTTCCTGATGGAAAccctgtaaa contains:
- the LOC112141635 gene encoding protein KHNYN; this encodes MHFHEKSPSEPGLFQNSSRPLQTPLSLWLQVGSTGFLLISGLAEPVVRAYSLVTELISRFEGSQTQRPDTGERGGWESLDSRRAFKTLVEKWEDRHILDLLVLSGPVKEVLLDLVKESGLGSTEESPEAGGHTKTRWDPSGSADRAGEGEAAAAVWGDSGGLEGSRGRAEGAERTPPQEVGEEESQGGVKVPGRRLEDQEVQSSPTSKEFWLLLKFFTAMGYTEDVVQRVLARTGLKEASQILDLVQQEQDCSDRQRKNRDFTTPEDSALNPEQNRPCETEHREEEEEAGTGDSRQERSRMEGEEAAVEEDFVLGVVKKAAASCGYAEQNVAKAYSSLSEGSAHQLLLKLQRGQGANAREGPRETEEDTLPEKDGAAQAEEGETSGDKMESGIFGSSPPQTFTDLNPKLIPPEVKGPPMSTYPASLDPQLPNFQPYVDLSQPPNWSTQAPQPQSSAPKYSHSGNPHPIPSSTSSVRTKERPGSMPPPSLVVTGEQRFLEGLQTPFKLKLTDEPGNPSLRTIIIDGSNVAMSHGLGHFFSCRGIALAVQHFWDRGHRNISVLIPQFRQKNDSRTKERHFLTELQTVGLLSYTPSREVQGKRITAYDDRLILQLAQKTDGVIVTNDNLRDLLDESVVWRDIIRKRLLQYTFVGDLFMVPDDPLGRSGPHLDQFLRLQQRAPVPGSHSFAGLSSALPSKHPRSQTEVLNFRDRTAGGALGASEDVLRRHRSQAVPGRAQRENRTAEQTTELRMKLSQVFPGQDSTVTLQLQLHPAETDINLLSSFILEQMQ